The Sediminicola sp. YIK13 genomic sequence GCCTCATTTTTAATCATATCGCATATTTATGGACTTTACATTATCAGAAGAGCAACGAATGATCCAACAAGCAGCTAGGGATTTTGCTCAAAACGAACTACTCCCAGGTGTAATTGAAAGGGATGAAGCTCAAAAATTCCCTACAGAAGAGGTTAAAAAAATGGGAGAATTGGGATTTATGGGCATGATGGTAAATCCAAAATATGGCGGTAGCGGATTGGACACATTGTCCTATGCCATTGCCGTAGAAGAATTATCGAAAATAGATGCTTCTGCCTCCGTTATAGTTTCTGTTAATAATTCCTTGGTTTGTTGGGGACTGGAAACATTTGGTACCGAAGCACAGAAAGAGAAATATCTGCCCAGACTTACATCTGGAGAAATTATAGGTGCTTTTTGCCTATCGGAACCTGAAGCCGGAAGTGATGCAACTTCACAAAAAACTACGGCCATTGACAAGGGCGACCATTATATCTTAAACGGTACAAAAAACTGGATTACCAACGGTAATTCGGCCGAAGTCTATTTGGTCATTGCCCAAACGAATGTAGAAAAAGGCCACAAAGGAATAAATGCCCTGATCGTTGAGAAGGGGACCCCTGGATTTGAAATTGGCCCTAAAGAAAATAAATTGGGTATTAGAGGTAGTGACACACACTCCATAATGTTCAATGATGTTAAGGTACCCAAGGAAAATAGAATAGGTGAAGACGGGTTCGGTTTCAAATTTGCTATGAAAACCCTAGCAGGTGGACGAATAGGCATCGCTGCCCAAGCTTTGGGAATTGCAGCCGGAGCTTACGAAATGGCCAAAAAATATTCAAAAGAAAGAAAAGCTTTTGGAACAGAGATTATGAACCATCAGGCTATCGCCTTTAAATTGGCGGATATGCATACACAGATTGAGGCTGCCCGCCATATGGTATACAAAGCCGCATGGGACAAGGACAACGGAAATGACTATGATCTTTCTGGCGCCATGGCCAAACTTTATGCCTCACAGGTGGCAATGGACACCACTGTTGAAGCGGTACAGGTACATGGTGGAAACGGATTTGTAAAGGAATACCA encodes the following:
- a CDS encoding acyl-CoA dehydrogenase, with translation MDFTLSEEQRMIQQAARDFAQNELLPGVIERDEAQKFPTEEVKKMGELGFMGMMVNPKYGGSGLDTLSYAIAVEELSKIDASASVIVSVNNSLVCWGLETFGTEAQKEKYLPRLTSGEIIGAFCLSEPEAGSDATSQKTTAIDKGDHYILNGTKNWITNGNSAEVYLVIAQTNVEKGHKGINALIVEKGTPGFEIGPKENKLGIRGSDTHSIMFNDVKVPKENRIGEDGFGFKFAMKTLAGGRIGIAAQALGIAAGAYEMAKKYSKERKAFGTEIMNHQAIAFKLADMHTQIEAARHMVYKAAWDKDNGNDYDLSGAMAKLYASQVAMDTTVEAVQVHGGNGFVKEYHVERLMRDAKITQIYEGTSEIQKIVISRSILRN